Proteins encoded within one genomic window of Mesorhizobium sp. AR10:
- a CDS encoding NAD-dependent epimerase/dehydratase family protein, with product MSASDTPGKRIIFTGGTGKAGRHAIPYLLERGHDVLNLDLVPFAHPGVRTLITDLTDSGQTFNALSMHFDSSGLTTGKGPAPVDAIVHFAAIPALLLRPDNVTFQANVASTYNVIEAATKLGIRKIIIASSETTYGVCFAEGDKDYKTFPLEEDYDVDPMDSYGLSKVVNEKTARAFAMRSGADIYALRIGNVIEPHEYERFPGFLADPPSRKRNAWSYIDARDLGQIVDLGVRRDGLGFQVFNAVNDEITAYEPTAEFLRKWAPDTPLSRKLEASEAPLSNRKIREVLGFKERHNWRQYVSGPS from the coding sequence ATGTCCGCATCCGATACCCCAGGCAAGCGCATCATCTTTACCGGCGGCACCGGCAAGGCCGGCCGGCACGCAATTCCCTACTTGCTGGAGCGCGGCCACGACGTACTCAACCTCGATCTGGTACCGTTCGCCCATCCCGGTGTCAGGACGTTGATCACCGATCTCACCGACAGCGGGCAGACCTTCAACGCGCTGTCGATGCATTTCGACAGCAGCGGGCTCACCACCGGCAAGGGGCCCGCACCGGTGGATGCTATCGTGCATTTTGCCGCCATTCCCGCCTTGTTGCTGCGCCCCGACAACGTCACCTTCCAGGCCAATGTCGCTTCGACCTACAATGTCATCGAGGCGGCGACAAAGCTCGGCATCCGCAAGATCATCATCGCGTCCAGTGAGACGACCTATGGTGTCTGCTTCGCGGAAGGGGATAAGGATTACAAGACCTTCCCGCTCGAGGAAGACTATGACGTCGACCCGATGGACAGCTACGGCTTGTCTAAGGTCGTCAACGAGAAGACCGCCCGCGCCTTTGCCATGCGCTCAGGCGCCGATATCTACGCCTTGCGCATCGGCAATGTCATCGAACCGCACGAGTATGAGCGCTTCCCGGGTTTTCTGGCTGATCCGCCATCGCGCAAACGAAATGCCTGGAGCTACATCGACGCGCGCGATTTGGGTCAGATCGTCGATCTTGGCGTCCGTAGGGACGGTCTCGGCTTTCAGGTATTCAATGCCGTCAACGACGAAATCACCGCATATGAGCCTACGGCGGAATTCCTGCGTAAATGGGCGCCCGATACTCCCCTCTCCCGGAAATTGGAGGCCTCGGAGGCTCCGCTCTCCAATCGCAAGATCCGCGAGGTCCTGGGCTTCAAGGAACGTCACAACTGGCGGCAGTATGTATCCGGTCCATCATAG
- a CDS encoding alpha/beta hydrolase: MIEVEDLHDIVLLGHSYGGMVATAVANRLPVACIGEETFGAHDDGARHGQAWRPDQPHEMKRLPGARLQQVDRQRGR; the protein is encoded by the coding sequence GTGATCGAAGTCGAGGATCTTCACGACATCGTCCTTCTTGGCCATAGCTACGGCGGCATGGTAGCCACCGCGGTCGCGAACCGCTTACCCGTGGCCTGTATCGGTGAAGAAACGTTCGGCGCCCACGACGATGGTGCGCGCCACGGCCAAGCCTGGCGTCCAGATCAACCTCACGAAATGAAGCGGCTGCCAGGTGCCAGGCTGCAGCAGGTAGACCGTCAAAGGGGGAGATGA
- a CDS encoding DUF6074 family protein has product MQLELDLRAKLLAFPLLRQAAEVRQVARRLDAIHGVEAGAYWRSVVEDLDRRLSSFGLAREQIDIELWAFFDAVQTELLRQCDGGSPQKGLTR; this is encoded by the coding sequence ATGCAGCTTGAACTGGATTTGCGGGCCAAGCTCCTGGCGTTTCCCCTCTTGAGGCAGGCGGCCGAGGTCCGCCAAGTCGCACGCCGGCTGGACGCGATCCACGGCGTCGAGGCGGGAGCCTACTGGCGCAGCGTGGTGGAGGACCTCGATCGCCGACTGTCGAGTTTTGGCCTTGCTCGCGAGCAGATCGACATCGAGCTCTGGGCTTTCTTCGATGCCGTGCAGACCGAGTTGCTGCGCCAATGCGACGGCGGCTCGCCGCAGAAAGGGCTTACCAGGTGA
- a CDS encoding helix-turn-helix domain-containing protein, with amino-acid sequence MGEPGGQRFEIAMSAAEGKTYAAVPARAIGDKRLSAEDCRVLMVVAIHDRLGANGIGCYAGHPRLADLVGCHEKSLSRSLAWLRQCGYIEISNHPLNGRQRVYRVLYTEWDNDYFRSKPEKGSKSATQKSGPKQVAELLPNTAWNGNSLVAGKVASEDKNSKENQHVSSGNIFSETEIDPVKREIHPAEAARLPRGSISDAVPGKSLGAMLGIIERKLQHGMNGGEAKRQLAWIDRQLDSGNITLDTDYQRAIRLRNSLTGRSDAA; translated from the coding sequence ATGGGCGAACCTGGTGGACAGCGCTTCGAGATCGCGATGAGTGCTGCCGAGGGAAAGACCTACGCCGCAGTTCCTGCCCGTGCAATCGGCGACAAGCGACTATCTGCAGAGGATTGCCGAGTGCTTATGGTTGTTGCGATTCACGATCGGCTTGGAGCCAATGGTATCGGTTGTTATGCCGGCCATCCCCGGCTTGCCGACTTGGTCGGATGCCACGAAAAGAGCCTCTCACGCTCCCTGGCGTGGCTCAGGCAGTGCGGCTACATCGAGATCAGCAATCACCCACTGAACGGAAGGCAGCGTGTTTACCGTGTTCTCTACACCGAGTGGGACAACGACTATTTCCGCTCGAAGCCGGAGAAGGGTAGCAAATCTGCTACCCAAAAGTCGGGACCTAAGCAGGTAGCAGAATTGCTACCTAATACAGCGTGGAACGGTAACAGCCTCGTTGCGGGAAAGGTAGCAAGCGAGGACAAGAACTCAAAAGAAAATCAACATGTTAGCTCTGGCAATATATTCAGTGAAACTGAAATAGATCCCGTAAAACGGGAAATACATCCTGCCGAAGCAGCGAGGCTGCCAAGGGGCAGCATCTCGGATGCGGTCCCGGGAAAAAGCTTGGGAGCGATGCTGGGCATCATCGAACGCAAGTTGCAGCACGGGATGAATGGAGGCGAGGCCAAGCGCCAGCTGGCGTGGATAGACCGGCAGCTCGACAGCGGCAACATCACTCTCGACACCGATTATCAGCGGGCCATTCGGCTTCGGAACTCGCTCACGGGGCGCTCGGATGCAGCTTGA
- a CDS encoding DNA-binding protein → MQHGDSLATPRGYTIEAFCAAFGLGRTSAFGEIKGGRLKARKVGRRTIILATDAETWAASLPERAV, encoded by the coding sequence ATGCAACATGGCGACAGCCTTGCAACTCCGCGCGGCTACACGATTGAAGCGTTTTGCGCCGCCTTTGGCCTTGGGCGCACTTCCGCATTTGGTGAGATCAAGGGTGGGCGGCTGAAAGCCCGTAAAGTCGGCCGGCGCACTATCATCCTCGCCACCGATGCCGAGACCTGGGCAGCCTCTCTCCCCGAAAGAGCGGTCTAG